A single region of the Cucumis melo cultivar AY chromosome 3, USDA_Cmelo_AY_1.0, whole genome shotgun sequence genome encodes:
- the LOC103488660 gene encoding uncharacterized protein LOC103488660, with translation MSSFQSQISPVSAIEGDPEAQTLHFQSEFSSEHDRDESVLPTYWNNTKKNQILLEGFVEASDDDNLTRTKSLTDDDLEELKGCVDLGFAFCYDEIPELCNTLPALELCYSMSQKFMDEHQKEPENPLPESVDSVSGPIPNWKISSPGDHPEDVKARLKYWAQAVACTVRLCN, from the exons atgagtTCCTTCCAATCTCAGATTTCTCCTGTATCCGCCATTGAAGGGGACCCAGAAGCTCAAACCCTCCACTTCCAATCTGAATTCAGCTCTGAACACGATCGCGACGAGTCAGTTCTTCCTACCTACTGGAACAACACCAAGAAGAACCAGATCTTGCTCGAGGGTTTTGTCGAGGCTTCAGATGATGATAATTTGACTAGAACAAAGAGCTTGACAGATGACGATCTCGAGGAGCTCAAAGGATGTGTGGATCTAGGGTTTGCGTTTTGCTATGACGAGATTCCTGAGCTCTGTAACACCTTGCCGGCCCTCGAACTCTGTTATTCCATGAGCCAGAAGTTTATGGATGAACACCAAAAGGAACCGGAAAATCCTTTACCCGAGTCGGTGGATTCTGTTTCCGGTCCCATCCCGAATTGGAAGATCTCTAGTCCTG GTGATCATCCAGAAGATGTTAAGGCGAGGCTCAAATACTGG